One Candidatus Atribacteria bacterium genomic window, TCATTTTATTTATTAACTACTATTATGACCTATTATTAAAGGTAAGCATACACAATAATTCATTTTTTGTCAATGATCCTAAGAATATGTTTTAGAATTAATTAGTGTCAAGAGAACCGTTTCTTGATATTTTTTCTCCTCCCATCATCATGCCCAACTCTCCAACACTAACTTCGTTTCGTTTTACCACTCCCATTATCTTGCCCTCGTAAATAACCGCAATTCGGTCAGAGAGTGATAAAATTTCATCAAGGTCATCAGAAATAAGAAGAGTGGCTGTTTTTAATTTTGCCCTCTGTTCAATCAATTGCCGATGAATATATTCCGTAGCGCTGACGTCTAAGCCGCGGGTTGGTTGGGAGGCAATCAGAACAACGGGTTTTCGGGAGAGTTCTCGTGCCAGGATTAATTTCTGGATATTTCCGCCGGATAAGCTTTTTAAGGAAGTATAGCGGGAAGGAGTCCTGATATCAAAATCACTTATCAAGCGTTCGCTTTCCCGGGCAATG contains:
- a CDS encoding heme ABC transporter ATP-binding protein, with the translated sequence SIPEERMRDGAIQKFTVEENLILKDHIHAPYTEGIFMNFENIARESERLISDFDIRTPSRYTSLKSLSGGNIQKLILARELSRKPVVLIASQPTRGLDVSATEYIHRQLIEQRAKLKTATLLISDDLDEILSLSDRIAVIYEGKIMGVVKRNEVSVGELGMMMGGEKISRNGSLDTN